The Arachis ipaensis cultivar K30076 chromosome B10, Araip1.1, whole genome shotgun sequence DNA window CAGTAGTCATACAATCTTCTGTACTGCTCCACATATGTCCCCTGCAACTCATCCAGAGCAAACTGTCTAACTCTGGAGGCCTTAGATTTGGTCAACTCCACATTCCATTTTGTGTATGCTTTTCTCATTAGTGTGGTTAACTTAATCTTTGGGTTCTCAGCAATTTTGTTCAAGAAAACCTTACTCAACCACCTTGCATGCATGATTCCAATCTTCAGCTCCCTAGAGCAATTGTAGACGTCTCCCCACCTAAATACCTAACAGTACCTCCTTGAAGCCGAAACATCCCCTGGTGataaattttaacactaaaatgaCTCATCTCTTCCGCTTCTGTTCCTATGACACAAACCATAAAACAACGGTAATCAATGTGCAGAAACACAGGTTCAAAAGACTCTACTAACATCAACAACCCCAAACCCTAAGAGCTATAACATTGCAATCCCAGAAACCCTATGCATTAACATTTTCACTTGCATGAACTATTCAGGCCAAACGAAAATCAAACATACATTGCACATACCTTTTCGCTCTGTGCCGTTTCGAAGTTTTCAGAACCACCAACACGAGGCAACGCTCTCGTGTGTAGGTAGCACACAACCACCAACTCGCTTCAATATGTCTTCTTCCTTCCTAATCGAGCGCGAAGAACAGAGGAGCAATAATCAGTAGGGTTCAGGAGGTGTGGGTGGAATGTGAAGTGTTTCATTTTCCTTAAACTGCAAGCGTTTCGTATGGTCAAAGAAAACATTACGCGCGAAGTGAACCCCCAGTCAATACACACGTTTGGGGTTACTAACGCCTCGGGTCCACGTAGGCATCTCCGTTAGTGTTCTGTGACTGGAATTAACGGTGGGGtaacattgcatcatttttcgaacgttggggacaaaaataggacgaattaaacgttagggacaattataggacttaccccaaacgttggggacaaaaacaacactttactcttatttttattagtctttgaaattattcttttttaatatttaaaaaataatattcttaaaAATAATTGTCTAATTTTAATANNNNNNNNNNNNNNNNNNNNNNNNNNNNNNNNNNNNNNNNNNNNNNNNNNNNNNNNNNNNNNNNNNNNNNNNNNNNNNNNNNNNNNNNNNNNNNNNNNNNNNNNNNNNNNNNNNNNNNNNNNNNNNNNNNNNNNNNNNNNNNNNNNNNNNNNNNNNNNNNNNNNNNNNNNNNNNNNNNNNNNNNNNNNNNNNNNNNNNNNNNNNNNNNNNNNNNNNNNNNNNNNNNNNNNNNNNNNNNNNNNNNNNNNNNNNNNNNNNNNNNNNNNNNNNNNNNNNNNNNNNNNNNNNNNNNNNNNNNNNNNNNNNNNNNNNNNNNNNNNNNNNNNNNNNNNNNNNNNNNNNNNNNNNNNNNNNNNNNNNNNNNNNNNNNNNNNNNNNNNNNNNNNNNNNNNNNNNNNNNNNNNNNNNNNNNNNNNNNNNNNNNNNNNNNNNNNNNNNNNNNNNNNNNNNNNNNNNNNNNNNNNNNNNNNNNNNNNNNNNNNNNNNNNNNNNNNNNNNNNNNNNNNNNNNNNNNNNNNNNNNNNNNNNNNNNNNNNNNNNNNNNNNNNNNNNNNNNNNNNNNNNNNNNNNNNNNNNNNNNNNNNNNNNNNNNNNNNNNNNNNNNNNNNNNNNNNNNNNNNNNNNNNNNNNNNNNNNNNNNNNNNNNNNNNNNNNNNNNNNNNNNNNNNNNNNNNNNNNNNNNNNNNNNNNNNNNNNNNNNNNNNNNNNNNNNNNNNNNNNNNNNNNNNNNNNNNNNNNNNNNNNNNNNNNNNNNNNNNNNNNNNNNNNNNNNNNNNNNNNNNNNNNNNNNNNNNNNNNNNNNNNNNNNNNNNNNNNNNNNNNNNNNNNNNNNNNNNNNNNNNNNNNNNNNNNNNNNNNNNNNNNNNNNNNNNNNNNNNNNNNNNNNNNNNNNNNNNNNNNNNNNNNNNNNNNNNNNNNNNNNNNNNNNNNNNNNNNNNNNNNNTTTATGTCTTATTATTTTaatctaaaaataattaattctttattttaaaagattttaatttttttaatatattttatataaatttttaatttaataattaatttttaatatacacaatataattatttatttatctaaaaaGAATCTAAAGATAAAACTACTAAAAATGAAAAAAGTAAAACTATAGAGTTTAAATATCTTGTAGAATAATTGAAGTCCACTCTCCAATAAAATTGAAGAGAATTCCAAACTTGGAAGCACATCATTGGACAAAGCAACAAGCAATACAAGAGCACAGCACCAAGACCTTTTGGGTCATATCAATCTTTTGGTTTTTAATGCTTTCACACAATTTATTTGTCATAACTCACAAGTCATTCATTTACGGGTAAAGGTCTAATCATAGAAATTATTTAGAATGCTTAAACATTGTACTAAagaattagtatattttatgatttgtagttattaattaattattattaatatttttaatagtataaaattatatttaataatataaaattatatattttttttatagttaaatactaaattttaataaaaatactaatcCTAAAACTTTCTCGTACTTAAGAATAAAAGGAAAGTGTTAGGTAAATAATGACTATCTTGGAGGTAGCAGTTACCTTCAAGTATATTTTCACTCAACAAAAAGGGGCAAAATGGTAACACCACATCAAGCTTCAAAGAAGCTCCAAAAATGGCAGTTTTGCTAAGTAAACATGATGCCGAATCCATATCTACATGAAATTAAGAGGCTACAAGCTATTAATTCTAACAAAATTCATCTCAAAACttgatatataaatatatatataagtaatttTCCTTCATATACATACAAATCTAGCTAGTACATCATATCAAAGTTGAGAAAATCGTATTGTAACGACGACGGTTCAATCATTGAAGAAGTTCTAGAAGAATCCAGCAAGAACTCGGTGTAATCAGGTTTCAACCAATTAGTAGTAGTAGTTGAAGCATCGTGAAACAAATAAGATTCTTCATTCTGATGAAGATGAACACCATTGTTATCGTTGTTGTTGATGACGTTGTAATTGTTGGTGTTAGTAGCTGCTTCTTCCATGAAGATGACGTCAGCAACGTTGGAATCTTGACCGGTGAGTTCTTGAACAACGGCTCTGAACTTGGAGGCACTTGTCTTCACCTTCATGGGGCTTGAAATATATGTCACTTTGAAATTGTCCTTTTTGCCCCTGCTCTTGCTCTGCTTCTTATTGCCATGGTTAACACCAAGCATGTCCATaatggtaataataataataagatgaAGGTTGTGTGGATATTGGATAGATTAAAATGGTTCAATTAGGCAAAGTATTTATACATGCCAAAATTGGGGGGGTTGTGTGTATTGTTCTTAGTCAAAGGTGACTTTCCTGGAAACTATtatgttgttgatgatgatggaATCATAGAAAATAGAAAACTTGTTATTAAAGTGATGGGTATGTTGATTGATGGTGGAATGGGAAGGTAATTGGAAACCAGGGAGGTTTATTAGGTTTGGATTTTTTATAAGAAGATTCCTTGAATTATGAAGGGACCTAGGGATTatatattattgaaaaaattttaagtgtatTAGTTacggtggaaactcaggtgcagtcgatttcacgtgaagttgatacctgagagctgttagatgatttaactgatttgactaaatatttatctaacggctctcatATATCAATTTCACATGAAATCGACTTTACCTAAGTTTTTACCATTAGTTATAAGGTGGTGAATTTGTGATGGATAGGGATTTGTGTTCAATGAACTGTTAGGGGTCAGTCACATGCCGCAGCCATGGATGACTCAAGAGACTTTGAGGTCACCAATATAATCTATCTAGAACCTACAATTAATTTCCCTAATCATACTTAACaagtaaacaaaaataaatagtCTACTTTCTGTTTTCAAATCACTTATACTATGCataagttatttatttattttttttttctacttNNNNNNNNNNNNNNNNNNNNNNNNNNNN harbors:
- the LOC107624410 gene encoding uncharacterized protein LOC107624410 codes for the protein MDMLGVNHGNKKQSKSRGKKDNFKVTYISSPMKVKTSASKFRAVVQELTGQDSNVADVIFMEEAATNTNNYNVINNNDNNGVHLHQNEESYLFHDASTTTTNWLKPDYTEFLLDSSRTSSMIEPSSLQYDFLNFDMMY